The genomic interval TGTAGTCATGAAAAAGCCAGTAAGCTCGCCTTGGATGGGCCTAGTTCTATGAAGGTAATGTTTTATAGTGTGCACAACACACAAGTGACTCTCATGTGGATATGCTTCAAATACTAACCCTGAGAGATGGGCCCCTGGACGAGAAATTTTCAGGAGATCACCAATCCTAAAAACAGCCTGAGACTCAGAAAGACTTAAGTTACGAATATCTAGCAAATGTAAGGTTTGGCCATGCTGGCCTGACAACAAGAGCATAAGAATGACCAATTTTCTGGATAAGTGAAGGATTGACAAAGCCTCAGTGGAGCGAAGACTACAGATATAATTAatgaagtacatgagacttaccgcAGGTCAGTTGAGATGTGCTTCGAATTTTACGAAGCGGATCACGTCTGCCAAAGGAGAGCTTTCACATGAGACACACCGCGCTTCTGCACCCACCAGACTTTAAAGAGTACGACACCCACATGAAACACTCTAGAATTCACCCCTCATACATGGGAAGGTCAGAGGACACAGCAGtgtagggagggagtggagggcatgTGAAAGCTCTCCTTCGGCAGACGTGATCCGCTTCATAAAATTTGAAGCACATCTCAACTGACTTgcggtaagtctcatgtacttcatTAATTTTACATCATGAATCACTTGTCTGCCGAAGCAAGCATTCACATGAGATTTTGAAGCCATGTGGTTTCGTAATTAAATAACTGAGTttaaacaacaaaggaaactaAAAAGAGAAATTTATCAAATTTAATAAACACAGGAAATAATTCAACTTTTTGTGCCATACATTCTAACCTACATTAGAACAGCTTCCTGAAATGTATCACAACTTGAGACAATTTCTTTGTCATAATATTTAGCAAAGGTGGTTTCTCTTGACCACCCAGCCTTCGCCATGATGTGCGTAATGGGCACATTCATGGCTTTGGCTTTGGATGCCGCAGCAGACTGAACACTACCAGCTGAATACTTAGCTGTGTCTATGCCAGATAAATGAACTACCGACCTGATCCAACGGGCAATGGTGTCCCGGGACACATTCTTGTGAGGCTTGATAAAACTAATAAGTAGGCTTTCACTGCCATTGTCAACACCGCGTAGTCGTTCAGTCTGCGCAATATAGAACTTCAATGTTTCACAGACACAAAGCCTACTATCACTTGAGTATGCATGGAAAGTAACAATTCTGACATTGAAGGCAGGCCTACATTGTTTATGTTTCCTTTTAACAAAACTGAAATAGAGTCCTTCTTAATTTGGATGCCACTCAACAACAATAGTGCAACGTTTGCATCCGAGCAGCTTGCGTGAGTGCCATTAACATGACAAGTTTAAACGTTAAGTCCTTtagtgaaagagaagataatggaTCCATGGTTCTCAGGTGCTGGAGCATTGGCTGGACATCCCAGGTCTCTGCAAATCTGGGTAAAGGTGGCCTTAAGTTAAAAACTCCTCTCAACAACCTGTTAACAAGCGGATGGTTACCAGCTCGACAACCATCCACTACTATTCCCAGAGAGGAAAGAGCCCCTCTAGCTGTATTAACAGAATCATAGCCCACTCCTCTATGGAAGGTTTCAGACAAAAAATTGACAATATTAGCTACAGAGGGATTAAAGGGATTGATGCATTTCCTACCACAAAATTGTAGCCACCTAGTAATGTGTGGCCGATACTGCTTTGCGGTTGCGGGTCTCCATGAGGCCATGATGATGTCTGTGCCTGCCGAAGATACTCCACGTTCTCGCAAGTGTTCCTGGACAAGAGACAGGCCAGCAGCCTTGTGTGAGTCATGATGGGGTGTTCCTCCAGTGTTGACGGCTGACGCAGTACATTCCTTCTCCTCGGTATCAGAAGTGGCTCCCTGATGAGCATCTTGATTAACACACCCATCCATGGTTGTGACGGCCAGAGTGGCACAATCATCCATCCTCGTGCCATCTCTGCCCGAATTTTCTGGAGGCATCTTGTGATTAAAGCAAATGGGGGAAAAGCATAAATTAACTCAAACTGTGACCAACTAATTGAAAATGCATAGAAAAATTCAGCTTCTGGGTCAGGTAGCCACGAACAAAAGCGAGGCACCTGTTTGTTGAGCCTAGATGCAAAAAGATCAATACTTGGAACCCCAAATCTTTTGCAAAGTTCTTGAAAGATGTCCTCATTTAATTTCCATTCATGCCTATCATTGAATTTCCTGGATGCAGCGTCAGCCAAGAGATTAACTGCACCTGGCACATGAGAACACGTAATCCAAGCCTCATTCTTCACACCAATCCCAAATTTGTAAACTAATGTCATTACACACAGCAGATCTCGTGCCacccatttcattgacatagtGAACAGCTGTCATGTtgtcacaaaacacccaaatatgTTTGCCTTTGATATAACTTGTAAATGACTGCAATGTCAAAAATATGTCTGTATGTTCTTTGGCATTAATATGCAAATCCAATTCTAGAAAGGTCCACCTTCCATTAATCTGTTTTCCATTCAGAAAGCCTCCCCAACCTAAGTTCGAGGCATCAGTATACAGGTCTAATTCCATGCCATTCCGAAAGATTCTTCTGTTTTGTATTGTAATGTTGTTCAACCACCAAAAGAGATCTGTTTTCATGTCATCAGTGATATCCATCCATTTATTAAAATTCCCTTTAACTTTTTTCAGTGCAGAAATCTTTGCAGATTCTAATTTCTTATAATGAAGTTTACCCATCTCAACAGCAGGAATGGCAGCAACTAGCAAACCTATTACTCGGGCCACATCCCTGATTCGAGCTCTACCACAACTATATAATTCCTCACAGCTGTGAATAAGTTTACATTTCCTTCGTTCAGGTAACGTGACCGTCATTGACTCAGAGTCAACGACATTACCCAGATATTCCAAACGTGtggtgggtattaaaatagatTTACTCTCATTAATGCAGAAACCTAGCCTTCTGAGCATTTGTACCATGGCATTTATACTCTCAAAACAGCCACTTAAGGTACTGTGGACAATAAGAGTGTCATCGATAAAACTAGTGATGACATGACCGATCTCCCTCAATTTAGCATAGACCGGTTTCATAAGTTTGGTGAACAAGTGTGGACCTTCAGCAATCTCATTAGGAAGACAGGTAAACTGATAAATTCTCCCCTGCCATTTGAAGCACAGAAAATGCTGCTACTCCTCAGCTATTTTGATACTATAATAGGCATGTCTGAGATCAACTGAAGCCATGTAATCACCCTTGTTAATCAACCTGATTGCTtgttcaaaattttccattttgaaATGCAGATAGGGAATGTGTGCATTAAGCTTCTCTAGGTTGAGAATCATCCTAACAccaccatctttttttcttatgcaagaaaatgggagaaagaatTTGCCCCTCTAACCTTTGGGTTTCCCTGATGACTTTAAGATCTAACAGTTGAGATATTTCTTGGCAAATAatgcctttttcctcctcattaaaAATATATTCAACATTTTCATGAAATAAAAGACCAATATCATCAACATTAATGTTAAGATGGCAATGTGCAACAATGTCCATAATATGAGAATCATTGGCTAGTTTGCTCCATTCATTCACAAAATATTGAAGCCTACTAGCTTCAAAATGCTGACTTACTTTATTTATCGCCGGGCATGGAGCGTTCCCGGCCTCTGGAGTTTTTTGCATCCGAACTCAGTCGAAAGGAAGACTGCCGTTGTTCACCCTTGAATCCATACATATGCTGTCCATAAGGGTGGAACCTGGATGTAAAACCTTTGAAAGCAGggttacagactttattggcgcgactgcgtataggtcacatgtaccttacacagaggtacctgttgaccagggaccctcaaccttactgtgatgactgcctggtgccgcttaccgtgcggcacctattggtagagtgccctagtttgatagagttacgacaccgctacctctaccgctgtcgcggtagagatagcggtgtctattatatctcaaaggtccttagaccaaagtgtctggcccaaggccatgatgtttttagatttttgggagaagctggccttctcccaaagctgtgatttttatttaattttaatatatgtattttaatggtttatgtatattattgtttttttttttttttttttagctggtattgcttttaattgcttttagttgtttttatcaacaattttgtctttttacattattgtagaggcgccatatgaccgtagATGTTGCagcgcctaaaattaaaatccatccatccatccatcgcaGCCTGAGAAACGTCATCCCCAAATAAAAATCGAGTCATGGGGACTTTATCTGAGCAGAGGTGCGCGTATTTctggtttatctctctcttaatgataAACCGGCGAGTCAGGTTATGGTGAGCATTGCCCAGCAAGCCGAGAGCACCATTAAGCAGCCCAACTTCCTGGGCCACTTGTGGATGTCCGTTCTGAGCAAAATTGTCCAACACCGTGAGAGACTTTGTCAAAATAGTGGCTGCCATAACAATGTCCTTACCAACACCCTTCATACGGAAGTCGGTCTTTTTCGCGTCAGGTTTTAGAGCATCCAAG from Portunus trituberculatus isolate SZX2019 chromosome 47, ASM1759143v1, whole genome shotgun sequence carries:
- the LOC123498111 gene encoding uncharacterized protein LOC123498111 isoform X3 — its product is MQKTPEAGNAPCPAINKMPPENSGRDGTRMDDCATLAVTTMDGCVNQDAHQGATSDTEEKECTASAVNTGGTPHHDSHKAAGLSLVQEHLRERGVSSAGTDIIMASWRPATAKQYRPHITRWLQFCDLQRPGMSSQCSST
- the LOC123498111 gene encoding uncharacterized protein LOC123498111 isoform X2; translated protein: MQKTPEAGNAPCPAINKMPPENSGRDGTRMDDCATLAVTTMDGCVNQDAHQGATSDTEEKECTASAVNTGGTPHHDSHKAAGLSLVQEHLRERGVSSAGTDIIMASWRPATAKQYRPHITRWLQFCGRKCINPFNPSVANIVNFLSETFHRGVGYDSVNTARGALSSLGIVVDGCRAGNHPLVNRLLRGVFNLRPPLPRFAETWDVQPMLQHLRTMDPLSSLSLKDLTFKLVMLMALTQAARMQTLHYCC
- the LOC123498111 gene encoding uncharacterized protein LOC123498111 isoform X1, with translation MSMKWVARDLLCVMTLVYKFGIGVKNEAWITCSHVPGAVNLLADAASRKFNDRHEWKLNEDIFQELCKRFGVPSIDLFASRLNKQVPRFCSWLPDPEAEFFYAFSISWSQFELIYAFPPFALITRCLQKIRAEMARGWMIVPLWPSQPWMGVLIKMLIREPLLIPRRRNVLRQPSTLEEHPIMTHTRLLACLLSRNTCENVEYLRQAQTSSWPHGDPQPQSSIGHTLLGGYNFVICRDLGCPANAPAPENHGSIIFSFTKGLNV